Proteins from one Veillonellales bacterium genomic window:
- a CDS encoding DUF896 domain-containing protein — protein MITPEIIARINALAKKQREGILSDSEKIDQAQLRRLFIDNIKAQVKSYIDTAEPNASSPECTCARNSKRSL, from the coding sequence TTGATTACTCCGGAAATCATTGCAAGAATTAACGCGCTTGCTAAAAAGCAACGGGAAGGTATTTTAAGCGACTCTGAAAAAATAGATCAAGCTCAGTTGCGCCGGCTTTTTATCGACAATATTAAAGCGCAGGTCAAAAGCTATATAGATACGGCAGAGCCGAATGCCTCTTCCCCGGAATGCACCTGCGCGAGAAACAGTAAACGCAGTTTATAA
- a CDS encoding prephenate dehydrogenase/arogenate dehydrogenase family protein: protein MKHLNITIIGLGLIGGSLGLAIRERSGKSITVIGCDRNPDTLRIAVERGAVDMVFPEPAEAVARADIIFLCTPVLQIVPLVKSVLPYAKPDVIFTDVGSTKEFLQKEIAAILPSGMQFIGGHPMAGREQSGITAADKNLFQDHWYILIPSAAASLAAVDTVAQIIRWTGAILTTMNESEHDRCAAVISHVPHVTAAALVNLLSSYPDEYNIRLAGGGFRDTTRIASSNADMWADICLTNSTAIQECLVHLREILNTAMDAINRGDRQALREFFLSAKRRRDSLINASLGPSSR, encoded by the coding sequence ATGAAACATCTCAATATTACTATTATTGGACTGGGCCTGATCGGTGGCTCGCTCGGTTTGGCAATCAGGGAAAGAAGTGGAAAATCCATCACTGTGATTGGTTGTGACCGCAATCCTGATACTCTCCGGATTGCGGTAGAACGGGGAGCAGTGGATATGGTTTTTCCAGAGCCTGCAGAGGCAGTTGCCAGAGCTGATATCATCTTTTTGTGTACACCTGTGCTGCAAATTGTGCCGTTGGTAAAAAGCGTTTTACCTTATGCAAAACCTGATGTAATTTTTACGGATGTGGGCAGTACCAAAGAATTTTTACAAAAGGAAATTGCAGCTATTTTGCCGTCAGGCATGCAGTTTATTGGCGGACATCCGATGGCCGGAAGAGAGCAAAGCGGTATTACCGCTGCCGACAAGAATCTGTTTCAGGATCATTGGTATATTTTAATCCCCTCTGCTGCAGCCTCTCTGGCAGCAGTAGATACTGTTGCCCAAATCATTCGCTGGACCGGTGCAATACTGACTACGATGAACGAATCTGAGCATGATCGCTGCGCTGCAGTTATCAGTCATGTTCCCCATGTCACGGCCGCCGCATTGGTGAATCTATTGTCCAGTTATCCCGACGAGTACAATATCAGACTCGCCGGTGGGGGATTTCGTGATACAACTCGCATCGCTTCTTCCAATGCTGATATGTGGGCGGATATCTGCTTGACAAATTCCACGGCTATTCAAGAGTGCCTGGTTCATTTACGGGAGATTCTTAATACTGCGATGGATGCTATTAACCGGGGAGATCGTCAGGCTTTACGTGAGTTTTTTTTATCAGCGAAACGCCGCCGGGATAGTCTGATTAACGCGTCACTCGGGCCCAGTTCACGTTAA
- a CDS encoding N-acetyltransferase, translated as MIYRKAMFKDVEAVHKLINDYAEKGLMLSRSRNVLYETLRDLVVAEDGGIVVGVGSLHLVWDELAEIRAMAVAPHLTKSGIGRTIVEALVGEAEALGTKNLFTLTYQPGFFAKLGFQEVPKEQLHHKVWKECINCAKFPNCDEIAMTRKIG; from the coding sequence ATGATTTATCGTAAGGCGATGTTTAAAGATGTGGAAGCTGTCCACAAGTTAATTAATGACTATGCGGAGAAGGGTCTGATGTTATCAAGATCCCGCAATGTATTGTATGAAACATTGCGAGATCTTGTAGTAGCGGAAGATGGCGGAATAGTAGTCGGTGTGGGCAGTTTGCATCTTGTTTGGGATGAATTAGCCGAAATCCGTGCCATGGCGGTTGCTCCTCATCTGACCAAATCTGGCATTGGCCGCACAATTGTAGAAGCATTAGTTGGCGAAGCAGAAGCATTAGGAACGAAAAATCTGTTTACACTTACTTATCAGCCAGGTTTTTTTGCTAAACTGGGATTTCAGGAAGTTCCCAAAGAACAGTTGCACCATAAAGTCTGGAAGGAATGTATCAATTGTGCTAAGTTTCCTAATTGTGATGAAATAGCAATGACCAGGAAGATAGGGTAA
- a CDS encoding DUF1540 domain-containing protein, which yields MSTNPMVKCTVDQCTHYMPGEQCMAAKISIYNDETKGESQSAADTQCKAFHHRKTAGDIVGAFHNSNIGGMVSAAFLEGTQVTPVVECFVNNCSHWNTGNVCHASQIEVNGSNASKSLDTDCETFEER from the coding sequence ATGTCAACCAATCCAATGGTAAAATGTACAGTCGATCAGTGTACACATTATATGCCGGGAGAACAGTGCATGGCTGCCAAAATCAGCATTTACAACGATGAGACAAAGGGAGAGTCTCAATCTGCGGCAGATACTCAGTGCAAGGCCTTTCATCATCGTAAGACGGCTGGCGATATCGTGGGGGCTTTTCATAATTCCAATATTGGCGGAATGGTTTCGGCTGCATTTTTGGAAGGAACACAAGTGACTCCAGTCGTGGAATGCTTCGTTAACAACTGCAGCCATTGGAATACAGGCAATGTTTGTCATGCTTCTCAAATAGAAGTTAACGGATCGAATGCTTCCAAATCTCTTGATACAGATTGTGAAACTTTCGAGGAACGATAA
- the trmL gene encoding tRNA (uridine(34)/cytosine(34)/5-carboxymethylaminomethyluridine(34)-2'-O)-methyltransferase TrmL — MHIVLVEPEIPGNTGNIARLCAATHSELHLVRPLGFSTDDRYLKRAGLDYWNLVTVYYYDSFSEVEKKYQGHTFYFNTTKAHKHYSDVHYTAEDILVFGKETAGLPETLLKANQETCIRIPMLKDARSLNLSNAVAVVVYEALRQQKFINLK; from the coding sequence ATGCATATTGTATTAGTTGAACCGGAAATTCCGGGGAATACAGGTAATATTGCCCGCTTATGCGCCGCAACTCATAGCGAACTGCATTTGGTACGGCCATTGGGCTTTTCAACGGATGATCGTTATTTAAAACGGGCCGGACTGGATTACTGGAATTTAGTCACGGTTTACTATTATGACAGCTTTTCAGAAGTGGAGAAGAAATATCAAGGTCATACTTTTTATTTTAATACAACAAAAGCCCATAAACATTACTCTGATGTTCATTATACTGCAGAGGATATACTGGTTTTTGGCAAAGAAACAGCCGGATTGCCGGAAACACTGTTAAAGGCCAATCAGGAAACCTGTATTCGAATTCCTATGCTGAAAGATGCTCGTTCCCTCAATTTATCCAATGCGGTGGCAGTTGTAGTTTATGAGGCTCTTCGGCAGCAAAAATTTATAAATTTAAAATAG
- a CDS encoding ACT domain-containing protein — MKVVITIVGQDRVGIIAMVSNILAESNVNILNINQNIVDGFFNMVMIADMTEGSIRLTELQKILRQKGEEISLDIKVQHEDIFKIMHQI, encoded by the coding sequence ATGAAAGTAGTTATTACAATTGTTGGGCAGGATCGAGTGGGGATTATTGCTATGGTGAGCAATATTTTAGCGGAAAGTAATGTTAACATTTTAAATATCAATCAAAATATTGTTGACGGTTTTTTTAATATGGTAATGATTGCCGATATGACGGAAGGCAGCATTCGGTTAACGGAGCTACAGAAAATATTGCGGCAAAAAGGGGAAGAAATAAGCCTGGATATTAAAGTTCAGCACGAAGATATTTTTAAAATAATGCACCAGATATAG
- a CDS encoding metal-dependent hydrolase: MSTLKFFGHSCFQVNNSNISLLFDPFLADNPFQIAQPGEINCDYILLSHAHSDHLGDAVSIAKRCGATIISTAEVAHLCSNQGCKTHGMHLGGKHCFDFGVVKLTPALHGAGVEGGHACGFIVHFANTILYFAGDTGLFSDMTLIGRQQKIDYALLPIGDNYTMGPDDAAEAVGMLHPKTVIPIHYNTWPLIAQSPEKFKNDVEKRFNTTVHIITPGDSIHIGE; this comes from the coding sequence ATGAGTACCTTAAAATTCTTCGGCCATTCGTGTTTCCAAGTCAACAATAGCAATATATCTTTACTTTTTGATCCTTTTTTGGCCGACAATCCTTTTCAAATTGCTCAGCCCGGTGAAATCAACTGCGACTATATCTTACTTTCCCACGCCCATTCCGATCATTTGGGTGATGCTGTCAGTATTGCGAAGCGCTGCGGTGCCACAATTATTTCTACAGCAGAAGTCGCTCACTTGTGTAGTAATCAAGGCTGTAAAACCCACGGAATGCATTTGGGAGGAAAACATTGTTTTGATTTTGGAGTAGTCAAGCTAACACCCGCTTTACATGGAGCCGGTGTCGAAGGCGGTCATGCCTGCGGCTTTATTGTCCATTTTGCCAATACGATTCTATATTTTGCCGGCGATACCGGTTTATTCAGTGACATGACCCTTATTGGCCGCCAGCAAAAAATAGATTATGCTCTGCTGCCAATTGGTGACAACTACACTATGGGCCCTGACGATGCTGCGGAAGCGGTAGGAATGCTTCACCCCAAAACAGTGATTCCTATCCACTACAATACTTGGCCGCTGATTGCTCAGTCCCCGGAAAAATTTAAGAACGATGTGGAAAAGAGATTCAACACCACGGTACATATTATCACTCCCGGTGATTCAATCCATATCGGAGAATAA
- a CDS encoding PFL family protein, whose translation MLTIHDIMETNRMIEENKLDVRTITLGISLRDCAHPDITVFCRNIYDKITRAAEKLVRTGEDIEAEYGIPIINKRISVTPIAIAAESCHGDSFVPVAEALDAAAKTVGVNFIGGFSALVEKGYTKGDRILIRSIPEALAKTERVCSSVNLASTKTGINMDCVKEMGEIIIKTAQLTADQDALGCAKLVVFANVPQDNPFMAGAFHGVGEPEQAINVGVSGPGVVKRALEDVKGCDFSRVAETIKKTAFKITRVGQLVAQEASRRMGVPFGIIDLSLAPTPAVGDSVAYILEEMGLESCGAPGTTAALALLNDAVKKGGLMASSHVGGLSGAFIPVSEDAGMIAAVERGSLTLEKLEAMTCVCSVGLDMIAVPGDTTSSTISAIIADEAAIGMINNKTTAVRIIPVPGKKIGDRVEFGGLLGYSPILPVNQFKSDAFIARGGRIPAPIRSLTN comes from the coding sequence ATGTTAACAATACATGATATCATGGAAACCAATCGTATGATTGAGGAAAATAAACTGGATGTGCGAACCATCACTTTGGGGATTAGTTTGCGTGATTGCGCTCATCCTGATATTACGGTGTTTTGCCGGAATATTTATGATAAAATTACCAGGGCAGCGGAAAAACTTGTACGGACAGGGGAGGATATTGAAGCCGAGTATGGGATACCCATCATCAATAAGCGCATATCGGTAACTCCCATTGCAATTGCGGCGGAAAGCTGCCATGGGGATAGCTTTGTTCCAGTGGCCGAAGCGCTTGATGCCGCAGCTAAGACGGTGGGGGTAAACTTTATCGGCGGTTTTTCCGCTTTGGTGGAAAAAGGCTATACTAAGGGTGATAGAATTTTAATTCGTTCCATACCGGAAGCTCTGGCTAAGACGGAGCGGGTCTGTTCTTCCGTTAATCTGGCTTCTACTAAAACCGGCATCAACATGGATTGTGTGAAGGAAATGGGCGAAATTATTATAAAAACGGCTCAGCTTACTGCTGACCAAGATGCCTTAGGATGTGCCAAATTGGTGGTTTTTGCCAATGTCCCCCAGGATAATCCTTTTATGGCAGGCGCATTTCACGGGGTAGGTGAACCGGAGCAAGCTATTAACGTTGGCGTTAGTGGACCAGGTGTAGTGAAACGAGCATTGGAAGATGTTAAAGGCTGCGATTTCAGCAGGGTAGCAGAAACGATTAAGAAAACAGCTTTCAAAATTACCAGAGTAGGGCAACTGGTGGCGCAAGAGGCTTCTCGCCGTATGGGAGTACCTTTTGGCATCATAGACCTCTCTCTGGCTCCGACTCCGGCAGTAGGGGATAGCGTAGCTTATATATTGGAAGAAATGGGGCTGGAAAGCTGTGGTGCACCAGGTACTACAGCAGCATTGGCCTTATTAAACGATGCGGTTAAGAAAGGCGGTTTGATGGCTTCATCTCACGTAGGGGGGTTAAGCGGGGCTTTCATTCCTGTTAGTGAAGACGCGGGAATGATTGCTGCTGTGGAACGCGGCAGTCTGACATTGGAAAAATTGGAAGCAATGACTTGCGTGTGTTCCGTTGGACTGGATATGATCGCTGTTCCTGGCGATACTACATCATCCACTATTTCTGCCATTATTGCTGACGAAGCGGCAATCGGGATGATTAACAATAAAACGACTGCAGTGCGTATTATACCGGTGCCGGGGAAAAAGATAGGAGATCGGGTGGAGTTTGGCGGTTTACTGGGATATAGTCCCATTCTGCCGGTGAATCAGTTTAAGTCCGATGCTTTTATTGCTCGGGGCGGAAGAATTCCAGCGCCTATACGCAGCTTAACCAATTAA
- the aroF gene encoding 3-deoxy-7-phosphoheptulonate synthase yields the protein MIIVMSPQAAVEEINAVIARVTKLGLKVHLSEGTSRTIIGVIGDKKAIAELPVEAMAGVEKTVAVTERFKLVSREFNPADTIVDVGGIKVGGDHLAVMAGPCAVESREQLLAAASVVKEGGAQFLRGGAYKPRTSPYDFQGMEEKGLELLAEAGQKTGLKIVTEVTDIQAVKVVCDYADMLQIGARNMQNFQLLKAVGKINKPVLLKRGLSATINEWLNAAEYILSEGNYNVVLCERGIRTFENYTRNTLDLSAVAAVKQISHLPVIVDPSHGTGLWRLVQPMARAAIAAGADGLMIEVHPNPAEALSDGKQSLTPEHFTALMSEIGGIAALMGKRLV from the coding sequence ATGATTATTGTAATGAGTCCGCAAGCTGCAGTCGAAGAAATTAATGCTGTGATTGCGAGGGTAACCAAATTAGGTTTGAAGGTTCATCTATCGGAAGGAACATCGCGTACCATTATCGGTGTTATCGGCGATAAAAAGGCCATAGCGGAGCTGCCGGTGGAAGCTATGGCAGGCGTGGAAAAGACGGTAGCGGTAACCGAAAGATTCAAATTGGTAAGCCGGGAATTTAATCCGGCAGATACGATTGTAGATGTGGGAGGTATAAAGGTTGGCGGCGATCATTTGGCTGTAATGGCCGGTCCCTGCGCCGTGGAGAGCCGGGAACAATTACTTGCCGCCGCATCCGTTGTCAAGGAAGGCGGTGCCCAGTTTTTACGGGGCGGTGCCTATAAGCCCCGTACTTCACCTTATGATTTTCAGGGAATGGAAGAAAAAGGGCTGGAACTCTTGGCAGAAGCCGGACAAAAGACAGGGCTGAAGATTGTTACGGAGGTAACGGACATACAAGCGGTCAAAGTAGTGTGTGATTATGCCGATATGCTGCAAATTGGCGCTCGTAACATGCAGAATTTCCAATTGTTAAAGGCAGTCGGAAAAATTAATAAACCGGTCTTATTGAAACGCGGTTTGTCGGCGACAATCAATGAATGGCTTAATGCGGCGGAATATATTTTAAGTGAAGGCAATTATAATGTCGTTCTTTGTGAAAGAGGAATTCGGACGTTTGAAAACTATACACGAAACACTCTGGATCTAAGTGCAGTTGCTGCTGTGAAACAAATCAGCCACTTGCCGGTTATCGTTGATCCCAGTCATGGAACCGGATTGTGGCGACTGGTGCAGCCGATGGCCAGAGCAGCCATTGCGGCTGGAGCCGACGGACTTATGATCGAAGTTCACCCCAATCCTGCCGAGGCATTGTCGGATGGGAAGCAGTCTTTGACCCCGGAACACTTCACTGCCTTAATGAGTGAGATTGGCGGTATTGCCGCTCTCATGGGTAAAAGACTGGTATGA
- a CDS encoding GDSL-type esterase/lipase family protein produces MKRIFIVIILLTSILYIAENSTITGFSKFKPSLTAEENTNEYSLLWTKVPYLAYYEVEVLNRPPDTDKQAALPSQRITKYRTWNNTITVDRDFPFQTYWRVSAQGVFRHPLGRYSDSINLAQVMGITTEDFANVKPQPTSLYPVNAPAGNTPTLTWTVVPGAIYYEFEFLSAPPENPNGIEPSRFQIFSSREVFANGYNVDLSGYPDKKLYWRVRALDYDGNPRGVFSDAVELNIDHSLHQPLKPLINTTFNVEDMATPLYPVYSWIPLKGAVSYEVEITDAPPENPNGTTPSQYRIWRQEVVTGADCYDEQPRNIPGIYYWRVRGLNIDGDPVGVYSDAEQFVVDLAKGNYSATFGDSITHGGGAVSYSPSDWEYDYQTYLKFPTINLGKSGDTSESMVERFDQDVLPYHPKYLIILGGTNSLRGGTPATQVIKDLSTIRDKCLFNGIRPIFLTLPPINPSAINRAFSEETTLNWREQFDAVNVFIRQQRYYIDLDPYFCDADRELPDHYAIDGLHPDLEGKKLMAQIINVNWARVTR; encoded by the coding sequence GTGAAACGGATTTTCATTGTGATCATTTTATTGACAAGTATACTATATATTGCAGAAAACAGTACTATCACCGGCTTCAGCAAATTCAAACCGTCCTTAACAGCAGAAGAAAATACAAATGAATATTCCCTGCTCTGGACAAAAGTACCCTATTTAGCCTATTACGAGGTGGAAGTGCTGAATAGGCCGCCGGACACCGATAAGCAGGCGGCTCTGCCTTCCCAGCGTATTACCAAATATCGAACCTGGAACAATACGATTACCGTTGATCGGGACTTTCCTTTCCAAACTTACTGGCGAGTATCGGCACAAGGAGTTTTTCGGCATCCTCTTGGCCGCTATTCCGATTCCATCAATCTGGCTCAGGTTATGGGAATCACCACAGAAGACTTTGCGAATGTTAAACCCCAGCCTACCTCTCTTTATCCGGTTAACGCTCCTGCTGGAAACACCCCCACTCTTACCTGGACGGTAGTTCCTGGCGCAATCTATTATGAATTTGAATTTTTAAGTGCACCGCCGGAAAATCCGAACGGCATAGAACCTTCCCGGTTCCAGATATTTTCTTCGCGGGAAGTCTTCGCCAATGGTTATAATGTAGATTTGTCCGGCTATCCAGACAAAAAGCTGTACTGGCGGGTAAGAGCCCTTGATTATGACGGCAATCCCCGGGGAGTGTTTTCTGATGCCGTCGAGCTAAATATTGATCATTCCCTACACCAGCCCCTTAAACCGCTCATTAACACAACCTTCAATGTAGAAGATATGGCTACCCCTTTATATCCGGTTTATTCCTGGATCCCGCTTAAGGGCGCCGTCAGTTATGAAGTTGAAATCACTGATGCTCCCCCGGAGAACCCCAATGGAACTACCCCTTCTCAATACCGGATTTGGCGTCAAGAAGTCGTAACCGGCGCCGACTGTTATGATGAGCAGCCCCGTAATATTCCTGGCATCTATTACTGGCGGGTTCGGGGTCTTAATATTGATGGTGATCCGGTTGGCGTCTATTCCGATGCGGAACAGTTTGTCGTAGACTTAGCCAAAGGCAATTATTCGGCAACTTTTGGCGACAGCATTACTCATGGTGGCGGAGCCGTTTCTTATTCTCCCTCCGATTGGGAATACGATTACCAAACCTATCTTAAATTTCCGACCATTAATCTTGGCAAAAGCGGTGACACCTCGGAATCCATGGTAGAACGTTTTGATCAGGATGTTTTACCTTACCATCCTAAATATCTTATCATTTTAGGCGGCACCAATAGTCTGCGCGGGGGTACGCCTGCCACTCAGGTCATTAAAGATCTGAGTACCATTCGTGATAAGTGTCTGTTTAATGGTATCCGACCCATATTCCTGACACTACCGCCAATCAATCCTTCTGCTATTAATCGAGCCTTCAGCGAAGAAACCACTTTGAATTGGCGGGAGCAATTTGACGCCGTAAATGTATTCATCCGCCAACAACGCTATTACATTGATCTGGATCCCTACTTTTGTGATGCCGATCGGGAATTACCGGATCATTATGCCATTGACGGCTTACATCCTGATCTGGAGGGAAAAAAGCTCATGGCCCAAATCATTAACGTGAACTGGGCCCGAGTGACGCGTTAA
- a CDS encoding 3D domain-containing protein: protein MKHKYPHKHYKHFSRKWKRLAIAVAGAALMSATILPGLPAATAHASPVKAAASSRTLQKAANTTRASEPEQENSRTVSQEIPLQSKSPTPQKSDFKQPKNNSSPQKQQQAENNRQTRQKAEDNTNTPTKVNNNPDKADDIAASPVEKTTKKSTPPAESKNNSSKENPAASENTPTNYKDVLDITATAYAPGPHDNEQWGSKTYSGTEVRPGIIAVDPKIIPLGSRVYIQYPDGHGTYATAEDTGGAIKGNRIDIAKWSVGEAEDFGIQQVKVYILDKPNEA, encoded by the coding sequence ATGAAACATAAATATCCCCATAAACATTATAAGCATTTTAGTCGAAAATGGAAACGCCTCGCCATCGCTGTTGCTGGAGCGGCTCTCATGTCAGCCACCATATTACCAGGTTTGCCTGCCGCCACTGCTCATGCTTCACCGGTAAAAGCAGCGGCCAGCAGTCGCACATTACAAAAAGCGGCAAATACAACCCGGGCAAGCGAGCCGGAGCAGGAAAATTCTCGTACCGTTTCCCAAGAAATACCCCTTCAGTCAAAATCCCCAACACCGCAGAAATCTGATTTTAAGCAACCTAAAAACAACTCTTCGCCACAAAAGCAGCAACAAGCTGAAAACAATAGGCAAACCAGACAAAAGGCAGAAGACAATACAAACACTCCCACTAAAGTTAACAACAATCCTGACAAGGCTGACGATATAGCTGCATCACCAGTTGAAAAAACAACTAAAAAAAGCACTCCGCCAGCGGAATCAAAAAATAATAGCAGCAAAGAAAATCCTGCTGCATCCGAGAATACTCCAACTAACTACAAAGACGTATTGGATATTACGGCAACCGCTTATGCGCCGGGCCCTCACGATAATGAACAGTGGGGCAGCAAGACCTATAGCGGTACTGAAGTTCGTCCTGGTATAATTGCCGTGGATCCCAAAATTATTCCCCTGGGCTCCCGCGTATATATCCAGTATCCTGATGGCCATGGTACCTATGCAACAGCAGAAGATACCGGCGGTGCCATTAAAGGGAACCGTATTGACATCGCAAAATGGTCTGTAGGTGAAGCAGAAGATTTTGGCATCCAACAGGTAAAAGTATACATTCTGGATAAGCCTAACGAAGCCTAA
- a CDS encoding TM1266 family iron-only hydrogenase system putative regulator: protein MSKRIGVVGIVIHDPRNIAEQVNHIISDYRHMVIGRMGIPKPEEGVGVIALIVEGDTDEVGALTGKLGNLPGVTVKSALTA from the coding sequence ATGTCGAAACGTATCGGCGTCGTGGGGATTGTCATTCATGATCCCCGAAATATTGCCGAACAGGTAAACCATATTATCAGCGATTACCGCCATATGGTGATCGGACGCATGGGTATCCCAAAGCCGGAAGAAGGAGTAGGCGTTATCGCCCTGATTGTGGAAGGAGATACCGACGAAGTTGGCGCTCTGACCGGCAAGCTTGGCAATCTTCCCGGTGTTACGGTAAAATCTGCTCTTACTGCATAA
- the nth gene encoding endonuclease III → MRITKAVKGKMLGILEEHYKESTTALQYSSSFEFLIAVVLSAQCTDARVNMVTARLFPLYNTPEKILAMGQGKLEEYIRDCGLFHSKARNILATCEILCRQYNGNVPENFGQLIQLPGVGRKTANVLLSQLFNTPAIAVDTHVFRVANRLQLATGKTPEVVEKGLMKVIPRSKWGNAHHWLIWHGRKICKARRPDCQHCPLASLCPSIFIPADDLL, encoded by the coding sequence GTGCGGATAACAAAAGCAGTAAAAGGGAAAATGCTAGGCATTTTAGAAGAGCATTATAAGGAATCGACTACGGCACTCCAATACTCTTCTTCCTTTGAGTTTTTAATTGCTGTAGTTTTGTCGGCTCAATGCACTGATGCCAGAGTTAACATGGTTACGGCCCGGTTATTTCCCCTTTATAATACTCCTGAGAAGATCTTGGCTATGGGGCAGGGAAAGCTGGAAGAATACATCCGGGACTGCGGTTTGTTTCATAGCAAGGCCCGAAACATTTTGGCTACTTGCGAAATACTTTGCCGCCAATATAATGGCAATGTGCCGGAAAATTTTGGACAATTAATTCAATTGCCGGGAGTCGGACGCAAAACGGCGAATGTTTTGTTAAGCCAATTATTTAATACTCCGGCTATTGCAGTCGATACTCACGTTTTTCGGGTAGCCAATCGTTTACAGTTGGCTACTGGAAAAACACCGGAAGTGGTAGAGAAGGGCTTAATGAAAGTAATTCCCCGCTCCAAATGGGGGAATGCTCATCATTGGCTGATATGGCATGGCCGAAAAATTTGCAAGGCTCGGCGACCGGATTGTCAGCATTGTCCGTTGGCGTCGTTATGCCCAAGTATATTTATTCCAGCAGATGATTTGTTGTAA